In Trichocoleus sp. FACHB-46, a genomic segment contains:
- a CDS encoding AIPR family protein — MSSLKVRQIKNKLLEMFEAHLDLSSIGANDLQRETKILTRCLAAFAIYLQTGCSEKEAATSVWDGPDDNGIDAAYFDPSDSRVILVQSKWIAKGSGEPEAKDIGVFTKGVEDIIEQHQTNFDSRLQGPLSDIFIRINTPGTYVHLVLVSTGASSLAKHGQSVIQKLLKDINGDDPDAIASSEVMGLSEVYSKLASDPFQGNLTLDANILDWSYIATPYPAYFGIVDGLQLKEWWKTHGKGLLAENIRQSLGGTEVNSQIKQTAATAPEKFWYFNNGITLVAEEAAKAPAGAAARSSGIFAFKGASIVNGAQTVSSLSKVEDDLSLGKVRVSIRVILLKTAPTGFGNEVTRTNNLQNRVEPRDFVAQDPEQKRLRQEMAIEGIDYQFVRGGSEDSNSTSTNTSCELIEVTTALACATTDPDLAVQIKTGTSRFFTDLTKPPYKTIFNPSTSGAKAFNATVVHRKIDDWIEKKKHSLSKKSGIVWGVLVHGNRILAAAVFKKFNANLSESISDFSKQLDQNKLEAFCDEVYDKMVSAIEAHYSTKFLANLFKNPTISKHVFELVVT; from the coding sequence ATGTCATCGTTGAAAGTCAGGCAAATTAAGAACAAGCTTCTTGAGATGTTCGAAGCTCATCTTGATTTAAGTAGCATTGGCGCAAATGACTTACAACGGGAGACTAAGATACTCACTCGATGCCTTGCAGCCTTTGCCATTTATCTTCAAACTGGTTGCAGTGAAAAGGAGGCAGCTACATCTGTATGGGATGGCCCTGACGATAACGGTATAGATGCAGCGTACTTCGATCCATCAGACTCTAGAGTCATACTTGTGCAGTCAAAATGGATTGCCAAAGGATCAGGGGAACCTGAGGCCAAAGACATTGGTGTCTTTACAAAAGGTGTTGAGGACATTATTGAACAACATCAAACAAACTTTGATTCAAGGCTACAGGGGCCATTAAGCGATATTTTCATAAGAATCAATACACCAGGAACATATGTTCATCTTGTATTAGTATCTACTGGAGCGAGTTCACTCGCTAAACATGGCCAGTCAGTAATTCAAAAACTTTTGAAAGATATAAATGGTGATGATCCAGATGCTATTGCATCAAGTGAAGTTATGGGTTTATCTGAGGTCTACTCTAAACTGGCTTCTGATCCCTTTCAAGGCAATCTAACCCTTGATGCCAATATTCTGGACTGGTCCTATATTGCTACTCCATACCCTGCCTATTTTGGAATCGTGGATGGCCTGCAATTGAAGGAGTGGTGGAAGACACACGGGAAAGGGTTGTTGGCTGAAAATATCCGACAATCTCTAGGTGGTACTGAGGTTAATAGCCAAATCAAACAGACCGCAGCAACTGCTCCTGAAAAATTTTGGTACTTCAACAACGGTATTACTTTAGTCGCTGAGGAGGCCGCCAAAGCACCCGCAGGAGCAGCAGCACGTTCTTCCGGAATATTCGCCTTCAAGGGTGCTTCAATTGTAAATGGTGCTCAAACAGTTAGTTCATTATCTAAAGTCGAGGATGACTTAAGTCTTGGAAAGGTTCGTGTTTCAATTCGTGTGATTCTCCTGAAAACTGCACCTACCGGCTTTGGAAATGAAGTCACCCGAACAAACAATCTTCAAAATCGGGTTGAACCACGAGATTTTGTTGCTCAAGACCCTGAACAGAAGCGACTTCGCCAAGAAATGGCTATTGAGGGAATTGATTATCAATTTGTTCGAGGCGGAAGTGAGGATTCCAACTCAACCTCAACAAATACTTCATGTGAGCTGATTGAAGTAACAACAGCGTTAGCTTGTGCAACAACAGACCCTGATCTCGCTGTTCAAATTAAAACTGGGACGAGTAGGTTTTTTACAGATTTGACTAAACCACCCTATAAAACAATCTTCAACCCATCAACCAGTGGTGCAAAAGCCTTCAACGCAACGGTTGTTCATCGAAAAATTGATGACTGGATTGAGAAAAAGAAACATAGCTTATCGAAGAAAAGCGGCATTGTCTGGGGAGTATTAGTCCATGGAAACCGTATCTTAGCTGCGGCAGTTTTTAAGAAGTTTAATGCTAATCTCTCTGAGTCTATTTCAGATTTCTCAAAGCAGCTGGATCAAAACAAACTAGAAGCGTTTTGTGATGAGGTTTATGACAAGATGGTTTCAGCCATTGAAGCGCACTATAGCACCAAGTTCTTAGCTAACCTCTTTAAAAACCCCACTATTAGTAAACATGTCTTTGAACTTGTAGTGACATAA
- a CDS encoding phage major capsid protein, which translates to MTTGLATRPTQDPSEIPSFQPIQASMVALDGFVVRNDFSSTIQRYIRRETILWQLLKKRQATNDPVKEPREGPLPTAGFVSKIDLNPPENPSDLPAADLSDPGQSIKAVSGIIKVGHYARSLYRAQGRPLGDIVAEKTDKLLLNIVKLIERNLFTGNATTNPLAFNGISNQMRAGRVFSVDTTATSNNSVIAKLRSVIRLAVNDPDTSRTITHIFASGLGLEQIEKELLAQTQYNHMLEIIPGVKVPAIMTQVGPVPIVPTPYIQDTDGGAGTDTLHYHLININELSWQGVYPEGGDESFNPQIFDVSAYTSDAAPYLLEKRMGLIYGTLYAENAGESIYRVDATVPTGTVGSA; encoded by the coding sequence ATGACAACGGGCCTTGCCACTCGACCCACTCAAGATCCTTCGGAGATTCCTAGCTTTCAACCCATTCAAGCGTCGATGGTGGCTTTGGATGGTTTTGTTGTCCGAAACGATTTTAGTTCAACCATCCAGCGCTATATTCGCCGGGAAACAATTTTGTGGCAACTGCTCAAGAAGCGTCAGGCTACGAATGATCCCGTCAAAGAACCCCGTGAAGGTCCCCTACCAACAGCTGGGTTTGTCAGCAAGATCGACCTTAACCCACCTGAAAACCCCTCAGATTTACCTGCTGCTGATCTGAGCGATCCAGGCCAATCCATCAAAGCTGTCAGCGGCATTATCAAGGTGGGGCATTACGCGCGATCGCTCTACCGGGCTCAAGGCCGACCACTGGGCGATATTGTTGCAGAGAAGACTGACAAACTCTTGCTCAATATTGTGAAGCTAATTGAGCGCAATCTATTTACTGGAAATGCTACAACCAACCCTCTTGCCTTCAACGGTATTTCCAACCAGATGCGCGCTGGGCGCGTTTTTTCGGTAGATACGACTGCTACATCCAATAACTCTGTCATTGCGAAGCTACGCAGCGTTATACGCTTAGCAGTCAATGATCCGGATACCAGCCGTACTATCACTCATATTTTTGCAAGTGGTTTGGGATTAGAGCAGATCGAGAAGGAATTGCTAGCTCAAACTCAGTACAACCACATGTTGGAGATTATTCCTGGGGTTAAGGTGCCTGCCATTATGACTCAAGTTGGCCCCGTCCCTATTGTTCCTACTCCTTACATTCAAGACACCGATGGCGGAGCTGGTACGGATACCCTACACTACCACCTGATCAACATTAACGAGCTGAGTTGGCAAGGTGTTTATCCAGAGGGGGGCGATGAATCCTTCAATCCACAAATTTTCGATGTGTCTGCCTACACCTCTGATGCGGCTCCCTACTTGCTAGAGAAGCGGATGGGACTAATTTATGGCACCCTCTACGCCGAAAATGCTGGAGAAAGCATCTATCGAGTAGACGCGACCGTTCCGACGGGCACGGTGGGAAGCGCCTAA
- a CDS encoding 6-aminohexanoate hydrolase, with protein sequence MTTERLERIENDLETLKDILLSTARYAESANRGLDRVATHLDQTDTQVAMLAEKVDEFVSESRRTNDRQDEALRQSSENLSQLSSRVDEFIFQAQRLFNQQAEISQQALGRIDRLEAIVERLDRNFEAQQSQAHEFQRSANAALERIDRILDYLLRQQGGNS encoded by the coding sequence ATGACCACAGAGCGACTCGAACGGATTGAAAATGACCTTGAGACACTAAAGGATATCTTGCTGTCCACAGCTCGCTATGCGGAGTCAGCTAACCGGGGACTGGATCGAGTCGCTACCCACCTCGACCAGACAGATACCCAGGTGGCAATGCTAGCTGAGAAGGTGGATGAATTTGTCTCTGAGTCGCGGCGAACAAACGATCGCCAAGATGAGGCATTACGGCAATCATCAGAGAACTTAAGTCAGTTGAGCAGTCGTGTTGATGAATTTATATTTCAAGCGCAGCGACTGTTTAATCAACAGGCTGAGATATCACAGCAAGCACTGGGGCGTATTGATCGGCTGGAAGCGATTGTTGAGCGTTTAGACCGTAATTTTGAAGCTCAGCAGTCCCAGGCTCATGAGTTTCAACGTAGCGCTAATGCTGCATTAGAACGCATTGATCGGATTTTGGATTATTTGCTGAGGCAGCAAGGGGGTAACAGCTAG
- a CDS encoding RNA-guided endonuclease TnpB family protein, translating into MLRAIKVRIYPTYEQSITLAKHFGCTRWLWNHCLSIMTQTYKTTGKGISAFTMKKQIPALKTEHEWLKECYSQCLQQSVLNLSQAFQNFFEGRAKYPNFKSKHHRQSVQFPQNVKVASDSAIKFPGLLGTVATKIHRPIEGDLKTVTVSKMPDGKYFASLLIEDGTAKPEPSDNGKAIGIDLGLTDFAITSDGSKYANPRHLKKYERNLKRKQRKLSRRKKGSQNRNKVRIKVASVYGKIARVREDFHHKLSRKIVNENQVIVVEDLAVKNMVKNHSLAKAISDVGWGQFCTMLKYKAEFEGKVYLEIGRFFPSSHLCSNTLLPLEKMDLSVRSFVCPHCQERHDRDINAAINIKNEGLRILASGSGASALGRDVRPKGGRRKSTLSEAVAVD; encoded by the coding sequence ATGTTGAGAGCAATCAAGGTTAGAATTTATCCCACCTATGAGCAGTCCATCACACTAGCCAAGCATTTTGGCTGTACGCGATGGCTGTGGAATCATTGCTTGTCTATCATGACGCAAACGTACAAAACGACAGGCAAAGGGATTTCTGCTTTCACCATGAAGAAACAGATCCCAGCACTGAAGACTGAGCATGAGTGGCTAAAAGAATGTTACTCGCAGTGCTTGCAGCAATCAGTGTTGAATCTGTCTCAGGCGTTCCAAAACTTCTTTGAAGGCAGAGCGAAGTATCCTAACTTCAAATCTAAGCATCATCGTCAGTCGGTTCAGTTCCCTCAGAATGTCAAAGTGGCATCCGACTCCGCAATCAAGTTCCCTGGCTTGCTAGGTACTGTTGCGACCAAGATTCACAGACCCATTGAGGGAGATTTGAAGACCGTTACGGTGTCTAAGATGCCAGATGGGAAATATTTTGCATCTCTCCTGATTGAAGATGGGACAGCTAAACCTGAACCATCCGATAATGGCAAAGCCATTGGGATTGATTTGGGGCTAACTGATTTTGCCATCACATCCGATGGATCGAAGTACGCCAATCCTCGCCATCTCAAGAAGTATGAACGCAACCTAAAACGAAAGCAGCGCAAACTGTCTAGAAGGAAGAAGGGCAGTCAGAACCGGAATAAGGTACGAATTAAAGTGGCTTCGGTTTACGGCAAGATTGCCAGAGTGAGAGAAGACTTTCATCACAAGCTATCCCGCAAGATAGTCAATGAAAACCAAGTGATTGTGGTGGAAGATCTAGCGGTCAAGAACATGGTAAAAAATCACAGTCTAGCCAAGGCAATCAGCGATGTTGGCTGGGGTCAGTTTTGCACCATGCTCAAATACAAGGCAGAGTTTGAGGGCAAAGTTTACCTGGAGATTGGGCGGTTCTTCCCAAGTTCTCACCTTTGCTCAAACACGCTACTACCGCTAGAAAAGATGGATCTGTCGGTTCGCTCGTTTGTATGCCCACATTGCCAAGAACGGCACGATAGGGACATCAATGCGGCGATCAACATCAAAAATGAAGGCTTGCGGATCTTGGCCTCAGGAAGTGGGGCTTCTGCTCTAGGACGCGACGTAAGACCAAAGGGAGGAAGGCGTAAGTCTACCCTCTCAGAGGCTGTCGCGGTTGATTAG